A window from Ureaplasma parvum serovar 3 str. ATCC 27815 encodes these proteins:
- a CDS encoding DNA-protecting protein DprA has translation MNYLTHYFSLKYKGDWSKIYLALINHEDQNEYLFLEKEDYEKVKAIDLTDEKYPNKYKKINQPPFILYYSTTVEWLDKKNIWLIDYENAISNYDILTLIKAGYGFVIYYDSVVLDTLINRLISLKARICIITDEGIYSSKNIKYLSYCNVSVISEIPKDYNSNKITQDLKRLACASSDHILCVNELYQIDDYLFNKYKDCQLDLVLLDKKLAKQNTIYPKYINRIYQFIKNSKLIN, from the coding sequence TTGAATTATTTAACACACTATTTCAGTTTGAAGTATAAAGGGGATTGATCAAAAATTTATTTAGCATTAATAAATCATGAAGATCAAAATGAATATTTATTTTTAGAAAAAGAAGATTACGAAAAAGTTAAAGCTATTGATTTAACTGATGAAAAATATCCTAATAAATATAAAAAAATTAACCAACCTCCTTTTATTTTATATTATTCAACAACAGTTGAATGACTTGATAAAAAAAATATTTGGTTAATAGATTATGAAAATGCAATATCAAATTATGATATACTAACCTTGATAAAAGCAGGATATGGATTTGTTATTTATTATGATAGTGTTGTTTTGGACACACTTATCAATCGTTTAATTTCTCTTAAAGCTAGAATATGTATCATCACAGATGAGGGAATCTATAGTTCTAAAAACATTAAATACTTAAGTTACTGCAATGTTAGTGTAATATCTGAAATTCCAAAAGATTACAATAGTAATAAAATTACACAGGATTTAAAACGTCTTGCATGCGCTTCAAGCGACCATATTTTATGTGTTAATGAGTTATATCAAATAGATGATTATCTTTTTAATAAATATAAAGATTGCCAATTAGATTTGGTGTTATTAGATAAAAAATTAGCTAAGCAAAACACAATTTATCCCAAATACATTAATCGTATTTATCAATTTATTAAAAATTCAAAATTAATAAATTAA